From a single Mycolicibacterium mengxianglii genomic region:
- a CDS encoding MFS transporter — translation MSITNSSPPDGTPTGAPERTPKKAALASFMGSAVEYYDFFVFGFVAALVFPKVFFPEGNETVALAQSFATLGVAYIARPVGAFVIGHFGDRIGRRNVLMFTLILMGVSTFAIGCLPTYATVGAIAPLLLVTCRLLQGFSAAGEQAGASSLTLEHSPNHQRAFFTSWTLTGTQGGLILASIVVIPIVALPDEALYSWGWRVPFWLSAVVVVVAYFIRRRLHETPEFEDAKAAGTIARMPLVPLMRNHWRDVIRVIFCAFIAAVSTVFANLAIAYGKKMGLDADETLWLVVVANIVALFTQPLFGKLADRIGRKPVFIYGALSSAALMPFYLLSMSGENTVLMFALAIATFSFGYAAANAVWPSFYGEMFATQVRFSGLAIGTQLGFLVAGFAPAIVTALGGVQEGGWVVISIFTAVVCLIATAAALTAKETKDVPTAQLGDKTPGSARQLVDH, via the coding sequence ATGAGCATCACGAACAGCAGTCCGCCCGACGGTACGCCGACAGGGGCACCTGAACGTACGCCGAAGAAGGCAGCGCTGGCCAGCTTCATGGGCAGTGCCGTCGAATACTACGACTTCTTCGTGTTCGGTTTCGTTGCGGCACTGGTATTCCCGAAGGTCTTCTTCCCCGAGGGCAATGAGACGGTTGCGCTGGCGCAGTCGTTTGCCACTCTCGGTGTGGCCTACATAGCCCGGCCGGTCGGTGCTTTCGTGATCGGTCACTTCGGCGACCGGATCGGCCGGCGGAACGTCTTGATGTTCACCCTGATCCTGATGGGCGTGTCGACGTTCGCCATCGGGTGCCTGCCGACGTATGCGACGGTCGGCGCAATTGCACCCCTGCTCCTGGTGACGTGCCGGTTATTGCAAGGCTTCTCAGCAGCAGGCGAGCAGGCCGGCGCCAGCTCCTTGACCCTGGAACATTCCCCCAACCACCAGCGAGCCTTCTTCACCTCGTGGACATTGACGGGCACCCAGGGCGGCCTCATCCTCGCGTCGATCGTCGTCATCCCGATCGTGGCGCTGCCCGACGAGGCGCTGTACTCCTGGGGATGGCGGGTTCCGTTCTGGCTGAGCGCCGTCGTCGTGGTGGTCGCTTACTTCATCCGTCGGCGCCTGCACGAAACGCCGGAATTCGAGGACGCCAAGGCCGCAGGCACCATCGCGCGGATGCCACTGGTGCCGTTGATGCGCAACCACTGGCGCGATGTGATCCGGGTGATCTTCTGCGCCTTCATCGCCGCGGTGTCGACCGTGTTCGCCAACCTGGCCATTGCCTACGGCAAGAAGATGGGCCTCGACGCTGACGAGACGTTGTGGCTGGTCGTGGTGGCGAACATCGTCGCCCTGTTCACCCAGCCGCTGTTCGGCAAGCTCGCAGATCGCATCGGACGCAAGCCGGTGTTCATTTACGGCGCGCTTTCCTCGGCAGCGCTCATGCCCTTCTACCTGCTGTCCATGAGCGGCGAGAACACGGTGCTGATGTTCGCGTTGGCGATCGCCACCTTCTCGTTCGGATACGCGGCGGCCAACGCGGTGTGGCCCTCGTTCTACGGCGAGATGTTCGCGACCCAGGTCAGATTCTCGGGGCTCGCCATCGGCACCCAATTGGGCTTCCTGGTAGCCGGTTTCGCGCCGGCAATCGTCACCGCACTCGGCGGGGTACAGGAAGGCGGCTGGGTGGTCATCAGCATCTTCACTGCCGTCGTCTGCCTCATCGCCACGGCTGCCGCACTCACGGCGAAGG